Proteins from a genomic interval of Kitasatospora kifunensis:
- a CDS encoding type II toxin-antitoxin system VapC family toxin has translation MPVDHERGLLDTNIMILRRWVDPAELPIEMAISAITLAELSAGPHEVRRNEEQADYDEYAERARRLDVLQRAENEFDPIPFDAEAARIYGRICAAVIGAGRKPRRRVADLMIAAIAVAEDLPLFTTNPDDFKGLETLLTVVPVTRPALPHDR, from the coding sequence ATGCCCGTTGACCATGAGCGGGGTCTGCTCGACACCAACATCATGATCCTGCGTCGCTGGGTGGACCCGGCCGAGCTCCCGATTGAGATGGCCATCAGCGCAATCACCCTGGCTGAGCTCTCTGCCGGACCGCACGAGGTCCGGCGGAACGAGGAGCAGGCCGACTACGACGAATATGCGGAGCGAGCCCGCCGACTCGACGTCCTCCAACGTGCCGAGAATGAGTTCGACCCCATCCCCTTCGATGCGGAGGCTGCACGCATCTACGGTCGGATCTGCGCCGCCGTGATCGGCGCGGGGCGGAAACCGCGAAGGCGCGTGGCCGACCTGATGATCGCCGCCATCGCCGTCGCCGAGGACCTACCTCTGTTCACCACCAACCCCGACGACTTCAAGGGCTTGGAGACACTCCTGACCGTCGTACCGGTCACCCGCCCGGCGCTTCCGCACGATCGCTGA
- a CDS encoding condensation domain-containing protein: protein MVLAGLVAASVGQEALWFIDQLNGGSPQYSMVFAFRFRGDLNVPALEWGLNQVIARHGVLRTTFVDVNGRPQQKISDELVVKLSPEVVQDGDEAVQRRLRQEGDRSFDLQAGPLFRAGLLRPADRDHVLVLTAHHVIFDGHSLDLLMDELREFYTAAVDGGTAAVEPTVGQYADFAAAEREWLNSAECKAQLNFWRRTLDGVKPLELPTARQRSEASAVAGGTIMFKVPGEDVSDLGGLLKAMRVTPFMFMLAVYHVTLARMSGQRDIVVGSPMANRNELALLRSIGYFVNTVALRIDSADDRTFRDVLNRVRGVSLDAYENKDYPFAQLAAQLGPRRSGKQSSLFEVVFSFETVAMDTDTWPGLEVEPIDTDEGTSKFDMIFSILSVGGCFEGSIVFSTALFDQRAMESLAADFVTTLRQVVKNPDTELSELLSTTPTPSDQRLLTRDRTAPPA, encoded by the coding sequence ATGGTTCTGGCGGGATTGGTGGCGGCGTCAGTTGGGCAGGAGGCCCTGTGGTTCATCGATCAACTGAACGGCGGGTCTCCGCAGTATTCGATGGTATTCGCCTTCCGTTTCCGCGGGGATCTGAACGTGCCCGCTCTGGAGTGGGGGCTGAACCAGGTGATCGCCCGGCACGGGGTGCTGCGCACGACTTTCGTGGACGTGAACGGAAGGCCGCAGCAGAAGATCTCCGATGAGCTGGTCGTGAAACTGTCTCCCGAAGTTGTGCAGGATGGGGACGAGGCAGTTCAGCGACGGCTGCGCCAGGAGGGAGATCGCAGCTTCGACCTTCAGGCTGGACCGCTGTTCAGGGCCGGTCTGCTGAGGCCGGCAGATCGCGATCACGTGCTGGTGCTGACGGCTCACCATGTGATCTTCGACGGTCATTCACTCGATCTGCTGATGGACGAGCTGCGCGAGTTCTACACGGCGGCGGTGGACGGCGGCACTGCGGCAGTGGAGCCGACCGTGGGGCAGTATGCGGACTTTGCCGCGGCGGAGCGCGAGTGGCTGAATTCCGCCGAATGCAAGGCGCAACTGAATTTCTGGCGACGTACCCTGGACGGCGTCAAGCCCCTGGAGCTGCCGACCGCCCGTCAACGATCGGAGGCTTCGGCGGTCGCTGGTGGCACCATCATGTTCAAGGTGCCCGGGGAAGACGTCAGCGATCTGGGTGGATTACTGAAGGCGATGCGGGTCACGCCCTTCATGTTCATGTTGGCGGTTTACCACGTGACGCTGGCCCGGATGTCCGGGCAGCGGGACATCGTCGTGGGAAGTCCGATGGCGAACCGGAACGAATTGGCGCTGCTGAGGAGCATCGGTTATTTCGTGAACACGGTGGCGCTGCGGATCGATTCGGCGGACGATCGCACGTTCCGGGATGTCCTGAACCGGGTGCGGGGCGTTTCGCTGGACGCCTACGAGAACAAGGATTATCCGTTCGCGCAACTCGCCGCGCAGCTGGGGCCAAGGCGCAGCGGAAAGCAGTCGAGCCTGTTCGAAGTGGTCTTTTCATTCGAAACCGTCGCCATGGACACGGACACCTGGCCCGGCCTCGAAGTCGAACCGATAGACACCGATGAGGGCACATCCAAGTTCGACATGATTTTTTCGATCCTCTCGGTGGGAGGGTGCTTCGAAGGCTCGATCGTCTTCAGCACCGCTCTGTTCGACCAGAGGGCCATGGAGTCGCTCGCCGCGGACTTCGTGACGACCCTGCGCCAGGTCGTGAAAAACCCGGACACAGAGCTGAGCGAGTTGCTGTCGACCACCCCGACCCCGTCCGACCAGCGCCTCCTGACACGCGACCGAACGGCGCCGCCAGCGTGA
- a CDS encoding UDP-galactopyranose mutase — protein sequence MNVARSCVVVGAGLTGATVASELSRQGFHVRVYEQADVVGGHVRTEWLRGIPYEPHGAHIFHTDDSAVWNLVSKFTDFVPYQHRVTIRMRSHQLSWPLQRDELPQLEEWPQVERELSLLPPEPDTTNFETYCRSLMGQTLYDLCIRNYTMKQWGRDPDKLSASVAVNRVELRGDSYRGLFRDRHQGWPERGYADLVEALLEPAEIHLGQPITCTDLAEIARPGEPVVITSALDDFFNGELGPLEWRGVRLESEFIPGTKLAQASMVVNEPDLAVPWTRTIETKWALEKLHDVPRTIIMREYPGAAAKHYPVPDSAGRNKALQASYEAKLAAHTRNPLMAAGRLATYSYINMDQAVRQGLDAARRVAGTH from the coding sequence GTGAATGTAGCCAGGAGCTGCGTCGTTGTCGGCGCCGGCCTGACCGGTGCAACAGTCGCGTCGGAGCTATCCCGGCAGGGCTTCCACGTACGCGTGTACGAGCAGGCCGACGTGGTGGGCGGGCATGTTCGGACGGAATGGCTCAGGGGAATTCCGTACGAGCCGCACGGGGCGCATATTTTCCATACGGATGACAGTGCGGTGTGGAACCTCGTCAGCAAATTCACCGACTTTGTTCCCTACCAGCACCGGGTCACCATCCGGATGCGCTCGCACCAGTTGAGCTGGCCGCTCCAGCGCGATGAACTTCCCCAGCTCGAGGAGTGGCCCCAGGTGGAGCGGGAGCTCTCGCTGCTTCCGCCCGAGCCCGACACGACCAACTTCGAGACCTACTGCCGGTCACTCATGGGGCAGACGCTCTACGACCTGTGCATCCGCAACTACACGATGAAGCAGTGGGGGCGCGACCCTGACAAGCTGTCGGCTTCCGTGGCGGTCAACCGCGTCGAACTCCGCGGCGACTCGTACCGGGGTCTGTTCCGGGACCGCCATCAAGGGTGGCCCGAGCGCGGTTACGCCGACCTCGTGGAAGCTCTTCTGGAGCCCGCGGAGATCCACCTCGGACAGCCGATCACCTGTACCGACCTGGCCGAGATCGCACGGCCCGGCGAGCCTGTCGTGATCACCTCGGCGCTCGACGACTTCTTCAACGGTGAACTGGGCCCGCTGGAGTGGCGGGGAGTCCGGCTCGAAAGCGAGTTCATTCCTGGCACCAAGCTCGCCCAGGCGTCCATGGTGGTGAACGAACCCGACCTCGCCGTCCCGTGGACGAGGACGATCGAGACCAAGTGGGCCCTGGAGAAACTGCACGACGTTCCCAGGACCATCATCATGCGCGAGTACCCCGGCGCGGCGGCGAAGCACTACCCGGTTCCCGACAGTGCCGGCCGCAACAAGGCGCTCCAGGCCTCGTACGAGGCGAAGCTGGCCGCCCACACGAGGAATCCGCTCATGGCCGCGGGGCGTCTGGCTACCTACAGCTACATCAACATGGACCAAGCCGTCCGACAGGGCCTGGATGCGGCGCGGCGCGTTGCCGGAACGCACTGA
- a CDS encoding glycosyltransferase, which yields MPDPDKSMPVPRSSRQAIPKEHRRAFVTFLMFNDSYLPGCLMAAYGLKVQGSRSDRVCMVTKDVSDRARSALLTVYDKVLPVDEIPIPGYQEVSSANSPRTGSARVKGAALTRFASLRLGPDGDFGCSYEKIVNIDADLLPLRDFDDIWSLPAPAGIVNERREHMADIDDQGKLIDRPDARRTGKWVWHDIYDDICPPGSPIPREITDRVAVDFENYGVNASLLLLEPSIATYNEFMDWADRGEVRDFVQNRWAWTDQQAATYFWSGQWTSLDPSYSIFYGYPSIELSRGLHYAGIKPWSWRKKGFARRLERFPDYALWAKRFLEMLEELPELRRIGGLKRLEAEIRAAVPQTKTRR from the coding sequence ATGCCCGACCCGGACAAGAGCATGCCTGTACCGCGATCTTCGCGGCAGGCAATTCCGAAGGAGCATCGACGTGCGTTCGTGACCTTCCTCATGTTCAATGACAGCTATCTGCCCGGATGCCTGATGGCGGCGTACGGGCTCAAGGTCCAGGGAAGCCGGTCGGACCGTGTCTGCATGGTCACCAAAGATGTGTCGGATCGTGCGCGCAGTGCCCTGCTGACGGTTTATGACAAAGTCCTGCCCGTTGATGAAATCCCCATCCCGGGCTACCAGGAAGTAAGCTCCGCGAACTCCCCGCGTACCGGTTCCGCGCGAGTGAAGGGCGCCGCCCTGACCCGCTTCGCCTCGCTGCGCCTCGGGCCTGACGGGGATTTCGGATGCTCCTACGAGAAGATCGTCAACATTGACGCCGACCTTCTCCCGCTGCGCGACTTCGATGACATCTGGAGCCTTCCCGCGCCCGCGGGAATCGTCAACGAACGCCGCGAGCACATGGCGGACATCGATGACCAAGGGAAATTGATCGACCGGCCCGACGCGCGCAGGACCGGGAAGTGGGTGTGGCACGACATATACGATGACATCTGCCCGCCTGGTTCCCCGATCCCCCGGGAGATCACGGACCGGGTCGCCGTGGATTTCGAGAACTACGGCGTCAACGCGTCCCTGCTGCTGCTCGAGCCGTCGATAGCGACCTACAACGAGTTCATGGACTGGGCGGACCGCGGCGAGGTCCGCGATTTCGTGCAGAATCGTTGGGCATGGACCGACCAGCAGGCGGCGACGTATTTCTGGTCCGGCCAGTGGACCAGCCTGGACCCGAGCTACTCGATTTTCTACGGGTACCCGTCGATCGAACTTTCCCGCGGTCTGCACTACGCCGGGATCAAGCCGTGGTCGTGGCGGAAGAAGGGCTTCGCGCGGAGGCTGGAGCGGTTCCCCGACTACGCCCTCTGGGCCAAGCGATTCCTGGAGATGCTGGAGGAGCTGCCCGAGCTCCGACGCATCGGCGGCCTCAAGCGGCTTGAGGCCGAGATCCGAGCGGCAGTGCCCCAGACGAAGACTCGTCGTTGA
- a CDS encoding acyl carrier protein: MGVDEVEMVTDDPALDDVENRLISIVRNKLNVPCTLDDNFFALGGGSLDALEVLARIREEFGVRIKLREFFRAGTVRELRHLIGSVA; encoded by the coding sequence ATGGGCGTCGATGAAGTCGAAATGGTGACGGACGATCCCGCTCTCGACGACGTCGAGAATCGCCTGATCTCGATCGTGCGCAACAAGTTGAACGTCCCCTGCACACTCGACGACAACTTCTTCGCGCTCGGAGGAGGTTCGCTCGACGCGCTCGAAGTCCTGGCGAGGATCCGCGAGGAGTTCGGGGTCCGAATCAAGCTCCGGGAGTTCTTCCGCGCCGGAACCGTCCGCGAGCTCCGTCACCTGATTGGAAGCGTGGCTTGA